One genomic window of Roseateles sp. DAIF2 includes the following:
- a CDS encoding beta/gamma crystallin-related protein, whose product MKLPRFHTSRWLGLGGVMLAMAASAQVTLYEREGFEGSSWRTSRSVADLQRAGFNDRASSALVVGGRWEACEHAGFGGRCVLLRQGRYPSLSAVGLNERMSSLRPIGRYAREDEQRPEPAPLYDARRRNNERLYQAEVTGSRAVVATSERRCWLESDQLPPERRQANVPAAIAGAVIGGILGHQVGGGSGRDLATAGGLVAGGLIGAQMGRSEAPREDGERAGVRRCRDNPEHARTEYWDVSYRFRGQEHRVQMDRPPGATVTVNRQGEPRG is encoded by the coding sequence ATGAAACTGCCACGCTTTCACACAAGCCGCTGGCTGGGCCTGGGCGGCGTGATGCTGGCCATGGCTGCCAGCGCTCAGGTGACCCTGTACGAACGGGAGGGCTTCGAGGGCAGCAGTTGGCGTACCAGCCGATCGGTCGCGGATCTGCAGAGGGCCGGTTTCAATGACCGCGCCTCGTCCGCGCTGGTGGTTGGCGGCCGTTGGGAGGCCTGCGAGCATGCTGGGTTCGGCGGCCGCTGCGTGCTGTTGCGCCAGGGCCGCTATCCGTCGCTGAGCGCGGTGGGGTTGAACGAGCGCATGTCCTCGCTGCGACCGATCGGTCGCTACGCGCGCGAGGACGAGCAGCGCCCCGAACCGGCTCCGCTCTACGATGCCCGGCGGCGCAACAACGAACGCCTCTACCAGGCCGAGGTCACCGGCTCGCGCGCGGTCGTGGCCACGTCCGAGCGGCGTTGCTGGCTGGAATCCGACCAGTTGCCGCCCGAGCGCCGGCAGGCCAATGTGCCGGCCGCCATTGCCGGGGCCGTGATCGGCGGCATTCTGGGCCATCAGGTCGGTGGCGGCAGCGGCCGCGATCTGGCCACGGCCGGCGGCCTGGTGGCGGGCGGCCTGATCGGCGCCCAGATGGGGCGCTCAGAGGCGCCGCGCGAGGATGGGGAGCGCGCCGGCGTGCGGCGCTGCAGGGACAATCCCGAGCATGCCCGTACCGAGTACTGGGACGTCAGCTATCGCTTCCGCGGCCAGGAGCATCGCGTCCAGATGGATCGACCGCCCGGCGCCACCGTGACCGTCAACCGCCAGGGCGAACCGCGCGGCTAG
- a CDS encoding pyridoxamine 5'-phosphate oxidase family protein, producing MKIQAQHSQDLTLLAQLVQDMPVAMLASVDAQGRLLSQPMTPLEMDALGSLWFFIDLSSDKLSRLEAMNLSFCDTAHATYVSLSGRGEVATDRERIERLWSPLARPWFPDGPGSLNLALLKFTPDTAEYWDAPGSRVRRMLALAASAVIGKPLGLGSHQSLINLTGRPSAASIQESA from the coding sequence ATGAAGATCCAAGCTCAACACAGCCAAGACCTGACCCTGCTGGCTCAGCTAGTACAGGACATGCCGGTGGCCATGCTGGCTAGCGTGGATGCGCAGGGGCGGCTGCTGAGCCAGCCGATGACGCCGCTGGAGATGGATGCGCTGGGCTCCTTGTGGTTCTTCATCGACCTGAGTTCGGACAAGCTGTCCCGGCTGGAGGCGATGAACCTGAGCTTTTGCGACACCGCACATGCGACCTATGTCTCGTTGTCGGGCCGTGGCGAGGTGGCGACGGACCGCGAGCGCATCGAGCGCCTGTGGTCGCCGCTGGCCCGGCCCTGGTTTCCCGACGGCCCCGGCAGCCTGAACCTGGCCCTGCTGAAGTTCACGCCCGACACCGCCGAGTACTGGGACGCCCCCGGCAGCCGCGTGCGCCGCATGCTGGCCCTGGCCGCATCGGCGGTGATCGGCAAACCGCTGGGCCTGGGCTCGCACCAGAGCCTGATCAACCTCACCGGGCGGCCGTCCGCGGCGTCCATCCAGGAGTCCGCATGA
- a CDS encoding ABC transporter substrate-binding protein has protein sequence MQRRSLLTILGAATALPHGPLWAQAPEKPKLTIAVGGKNLLYYLPLTIAETQGYFKAEGLDVTIADFAGGSRALQALVGGSADIVSGAFEHTINMQIKGQRLRAFALQGRAPQIVLGVNPKTMPNFKTVADLKGKKLGVTAPGSSTNVLANFVLAKAGLKPGDVSIIGVGAGSGAVAAMRAGQIDAISNLDPVITLLARSGDLKIVSDTRLVAEADKVFGGPMPAGCLYTAQSFIDKNPATVQAITNAIVRANKWIQQAGPSDIIKAVPESYLLGDRAVYVDAFLAAKGALSPDGSIPEAGAETARRALASIDKEIAAATHIDLKAVWTNDFVKKANAKYR, from the coding sequence ATGCAACGTCGCAGCCTGTTGACGATCCTCGGGGCCGCCACGGCCCTGCCCCATGGCCCGCTGTGGGCCCAGGCGCCGGAGAAGCCCAAGCTGACGATCGCGGTGGGCGGCAAGAACCTGCTGTACTACCTGCCGCTGACGATCGCCGAGACCCAGGGCTATTTCAAGGCCGAGGGGCTGGACGTGACGATCGCCGATTTCGCCGGCGGCTCGCGCGCGCTGCAGGCCCTGGTCGGCGGCAGCGCCGACATCGTCTCCGGCGCCTTCGAGCACACGATCAATATGCAGATCAAGGGCCAGCGCCTGCGCGCCTTCGCGCTGCAGGGCCGCGCGCCGCAGATCGTGCTGGGCGTGAACCCCAAGACCATGCCCAACTTCAAGACGGTCGCCGACCTGAAGGGCAAGAAGCTGGGCGTCACGGCGCCGGGCTCCTCCACCAATGTGCTGGCCAACTTCGTGCTGGCCAAGGCCGGGCTGAAGCCGGGCGATGTCTCGATCATCGGCGTCGGGGCCGGCAGCGGCGCGGTGGCGGCGATGCGCGCCGGCCAGATCGACGCGATCAGCAACCTGGATCCGGTGATCACCCTGCTGGCCCGCTCCGGCGACCTGAAGATCGTCTCCGACACCCGGCTCGTCGCCGAAGCCGACAAGGTCTTCGGGGGGCCGATGCCCGCGGGCTGCCTCTACACCGCGCAGAGCTTCATCGACAAGAACCCCGCCACGGTGCAGGCCATCACCAACGCGATCGTGCGCGCCAACAAATGGATCCAGCAGGCGGGCCCCAGCGACATCATCAAGGCCGTGCCCGAGAGCTATCTGCTGGGCGACCGCGCGGTCTATGTCGATGCCTTCCTGGCTGCCAAGGGCGCACTCTCGCCGGACGGCAGCATCCCCGAGGCGGGCGCCGAGACCGCGCGCCGCGCGCTGGCCAGCATCGACAAGGAGATCGCCGCGGCGACCCACATCGACCTGAAGGCCGTCTGGACCAACGATTTCGTGAAGAAGGCAAATGCCAAGTACCGCTGA
- a CDS encoding ABC transporter permease gives MWKFIKPRPGNLRVWQLGLLAAVFGLWHLLTKPGLIPPFMFENEQQAAFFFGEPVKIFGRIWNWFVVNADIYEHLGVTLLETVLAFAIGTSLGLAAGLWLGLSPMAAAICDPYIKALNSMPRVILAPIFAVWFGLGIASKVALGVTLVFFIVFFNVYQGVKEVSPVVLANARMLGASQRQLLRHVYLPSATSWVFSSLHTSVGLAFVGAVVGEYLGSSRGVGYLILQAEGAFDINTVMAGILVLTAFALALDAAVGLIERRLMKWQPRQGQTEKL, from the coding sequence ATGTGGAAATTCATCAAACCCCGCCCCGGCAATCTGCGCGTCTGGCAGCTGGGCCTGCTGGCCGCGGTGTTCGGGCTCTGGCATCTGCTGACCAAGCCGGGCCTGATCCCGCCCTTCATGTTCGAGAACGAGCAGCAGGCGGCCTTCTTCTTCGGCGAGCCGGTCAAGATCTTCGGCCGCATCTGGAACTGGTTTGTCGTCAACGCCGACATCTACGAGCATCTCGGTGTCACCCTGCTGGAGACGGTGCTGGCCTTCGCGATCGGCACCTCGCTGGGCCTGGCCGCGGGGCTGTGGCTGGGCCTGTCGCCGATGGCGGCGGCGATCTGCGATCCCTATATCAAGGCGCTGAACTCGATGCCGCGCGTGATCCTGGCGCCGATCTTCGCGGTCTGGTTCGGTCTGGGCATCGCCAGCAAGGTCGCCCTGGGCGTGACCCTGGTGTTCTTCATCGTGTTCTTCAACGTCTACCAGGGCGTCAAGGAGGTCAGCCCGGTGGTGCTGGCCAATGCGCGCATGCTGGGCGCCAGCCAGCGCCAGCTGCTGCGCCATGTCTACCTGCCCAGCGCCACCAGCTGGGTCTTCAGCTCGCTGCACACCAGCGTCGGCCTGGCCTTCGTGGGCGCGGTGGTCGGCGAGTACCTGGGTTCCTCGCGCGGGGTCGGCTACCTGATCCTGCAGGCCGAGGGCGCCTTCGACATCAACACCGTGATGGCCGGCATCCTGGTGCTGACCGCCTTCGCGCTGGCGCTGGACGCCGCGGTGGGCCTGATCGAGCGGCGCCTGATGAAATGGCAGCCACGCCAGGGGCAGACCGAAAAGCTCTGA
- a CDS encoding GNAT family N-acetyltransferase, which produces MNRPQLHRIDTDRLALEPLREAHAAEMFAVLSDPAIYEYENAPPASVEALAQRYRRQAAGRSADRRELWFNWVLRLHASGEAIGYVQATRYPDGHAGIAYELSSRFWGRGLAQEAVTAMLAALRAEHGVARFSAVLKQRNARSLALLQRLGFTPAAAAEDALEADELLMELQRPPEPG; this is translated from the coding sequence ATGAACCGCCCCCAGCTGCATCGGATCGACACCGATCGCCTGGCGCTGGAGCCGCTGCGCGAGGCCCATGCGGCGGAGATGTTCGCCGTGTTGTCCGATCCGGCGATCTACGAGTACGAGAACGCGCCGCCGGCCTCGGTCGAGGCGCTGGCGCAGCGCTACCGGCGCCAGGCGGCGGGCCGCTCGGCGGACCGGCGCGAGCTGTGGTTCAACTGGGTGCTGCGCCTGCACGCCAGCGGCGAGGCGATCGGCTATGTGCAGGCCACGCGGTATCCGGACGGCCATGCCGGCATCGCCTACGAGCTGAGCAGCCGCTTCTGGGGCCGCGGGCTGGCGCAGGAGGCGGTGACCGCGATGCTCGCGGCCTTGCGGGCCGAGCATGGCGTGGCGCGTTTCAGCGCCGTGCTGAAGCAGCGCAACGCGCGCTCGCTGGCCCTGCTGCAGCGCCTGGGTTTCACGCCGGCCGCCGCGGCCGAGGATGCGCTCGAGGCCGACGAACTGCTGATGGAGTTGCAGCGGCCCCCTGAACCCGGCTGA
- a CDS encoding ABC transporter ATP-binding protein: MPSTADAQAPALALSGISCTFVARDDPGQRYTAVRDVSLTVGAGEFVSVVGPTGCGKSTLLNMAAGLLEPSSGRVEVFGAPLTGAINARAGYMFQAESLMPWRTALQNVMAGLEFRGAADARERAEEWLKRVGLGGFGDRYPHQLSGGMRKRVSLAQTLVLDPDIILMDEPFSALDIQTRQLMENEVLALWAAKKKAVLFITHDLDEAIAMSDRVVCLSAGPAARPIGEFQIDLPRPRDVAEVRNTPRFVELHQAIWGVLREEVLKGYRQQLAA, translated from the coding sequence ATGCCAAGTACCGCTGACGCGCAGGCGCCCGCCCTGGCGCTGAGCGGCATCAGCTGCACCTTCGTCGCCAGGGACGACCCGGGCCAGCGCTACACCGCGGTGCGCGACGTCAGCCTGACGGTGGGCGCCGGCGAGTTCGTCTCGGTCGTTGGCCCGACCGGCTGCGGCAAGAGCACCCTGCTGAACATGGCCGCCGGGCTGCTGGAGCCCAGCAGCGGCCGGGTCGAGGTGTTCGGCGCGCCGCTTACGGGCGCCATCAACGCGCGCGCCGGCTATATGTTCCAGGCTGAGAGCCTGATGCCCTGGCGCACCGCGCTGCAGAACGTGATGGCGGGGCTGGAGTTCCGCGGCGCGGCCGATGCGCGCGAGCGGGCCGAGGAATGGCTGAAGCGCGTCGGCCTCGGCGGCTTCGGCGACCGCTACCCGCACCAGCTCTCCGGCGGCATGCGCAAGCGCGTCAGCCTGGCCCAGACCCTGGTGCTGGACCCGGACATCATCCTGATGGACGAACCCTTCTCGGCGCTGGACATCCAGACCCGTCAGCTGATGGAGAACGAGGTGCTGGCCTTGTGGGCGGCCAAGAAGAAGGCTGTGCTCTTCATCACCCATGACCTGGACGAGGCGATCGCGATGAGCGACCGCGTGGTCTGCCTCTCCGCCGGCCCGGCCGCGCGGCCGATCGGCGAATTCCAGATCGACCTGCCGCGCCCGCGCGACGTGGCCGAGGTGCGCAACACACCGCGCTTCGTCGAGCTGCACCAGGCGATCTGGGGCGTACTGCGCGAGGAAGTGCTGAAGGGCTACCGGCAGCAGCTGGCGGCTTGA
- a CDS encoding S9 family peptidase, with protein sequence MNSPVAALLLALTATLPVAHAACQPGIYGADDKTTPYQRVVVTGTVPQQQQQRYVFVDGRRGGVGAPEALLRCVDDRIEVRSSSNTAGQADWRVWPRLAYRQTPVRFKSHGSELAGELIEPPDAAATRPPLTILVHGSEKTAALGSAYPYLLASQGMSVFVYDKRGTGVSEGQYTQNFELLADDAVAASAEARRLAEGRHGRFGFAGFSQGGWIAPLAARRGAADYVVVGFGLMLSPLEEDRDQVMNELREAGHGPAVLAQARELTDATGTLVASHFERGYERLAALKRRHAQAPWLRQIKGEYSGVLIASDEATLRRLGRPLYDNLDLIWHYDAVRELQSLRVPLLWIMAGADREAPGEVTRERLSRLKRAGKPIELHLFPDTDHGMWEFEQAADGSRRYTQVTEGYYRLLGDWVMGRSSAPYGRGQRLF encoded by the coding sequence ATGAATTCCCCCGTCGCCGCCCTGCTGCTCGCCCTCACCGCCACCCTGCCCGTCGCCCATGCCGCCTGCCAGCCCGGCATCTATGGCGCTGACGACAAGACCACGCCCTACCAGCGCGTGGTCGTCACCGGCACCGTCCCGCAGCAGCAGCAACAACGCTATGTCTTCGTCGACGGCCGGCGCGGTGGCGTCGGTGCACCCGAGGCGCTGCTGCGCTGCGTCGACGACCGGATCGAGGTGCGTAGCAGCAGCAATACGGCCGGCCAGGCCGACTGGAGGGTTTGGCCGCGCCTGGCCTACCGCCAGACCCCGGTGCGCTTCAAGAGTCATGGCAGCGAGCTCGCCGGCGAACTGATCGAGCCGCCCGATGCCGCGGCGACGCGGCCGCCGCTGACCATCCTCGTGCACGGTTCGGAGAAGACCGCCGCGCTCGGCTCGGCCTATCCCTATCTGCTGGCCTCGCAGGGCATGTCGGTGTTCGTCTACGACAAGCGCGGCACCGGCGTCTCCGAGGGCCAGTACACGCAGAACTTCGAACTGCTGGCCGACGATGCGGTGGCCGCCTCGGCCGAGGCGCGCCGGTTGGCCGAGGGCCGCCACGGCCGCTTCGGTTTCGCCGGCTTCAGCCAGGGCGGCTGGATCGCGCCGCTGGCGGCGCGGCGCGGCGCGGCCGACTATGTGGTGGTCGGCTTCGGGCTGATGCTGTCGCCGCTGGAGGAGGACCGCGACCAGGTGATGAACGAGCTGCGCGAGGCCGGCCATGGCCCCGCCGTGCTGGCCCAGGCGCGCGAGCTGACCGATGCGACCGGCACGCTGGTGGCCTCGCATTTCGAGCGCGGCTACGAGCGCCTGGCGGCGCTGAAGCGGCGCCATGCGCAGGCTCCCTGGCTGCGGCAGATCAAGGGCGAGTACAGCGGCGTGCTGATCGCCAGCGACGAGGCCACCCTGCGCCGGCTCGGCCGGCCGCTATACGACAACCTGGACCTGATCTGGCATTACGACGCGGTGCGCGAGCTGCAGTCGCTGCGCGTGCCGCTGCTGTGGATCATGGCCGGCGCCGACCGCGAGGCACCCGGCGAGGTGACGCGCGAGCGTCTGAGCCGACTGAAGCGCGCCGGCAAGCCGATCGAGCTGCATCTCTTCCCCGACACCGACCATGGCATGTGGGAGTTCGAACAGGCCGCGGACGGCAGCCGCCGCTACACCCAGGTGACCGAGGGCTACTACCGCCTGCTGGGCGACTGGGTGATGGGGCGCAGTTCGGCGCCTTATGGGCGCGGGCAGCGGTTGTTCTAA
- a CDS encoding DUF3309 family protein, with the protein MSLSMIFLIVLILLLVGAMPTWAYSRNWGYGPSGGLGLLLLVLIVLMLLGRL; encoded by the coding sequence ATGAGCCTGTCCATGATTTTTCTGATCGTCCTGATCCTGCTGCTGGTTGGCGCCATGCCGACCTGGGCCTACAGCCGCAACTGGGGCTATGGGCCCAGCGGCGGACTGGGCCTGCTGCTGCTGGTGCTGATTGTGTTGATGCTGTTGGGGCGGCTGTAA
- a CDS encoding sigma-54 dependent transcriptional regulator, translated as MRTVLIIDDNPGVGEALSLLLSLQEIRPLVALDPAQGLALLAREPVDLVIQDMNFSADTTSGDEGVALFRAIRAQQPDLPVILLTAWTHLESAVALIKAGAADYLAKPWDDAKLLATVENLLELAESNRALHQGRRERRRRQQALAQQYRLDGLVHASDALLRCLELACQVARASAPVLITGPNGSGKERIAAIVHANSAVQRGPFIAVNCGALPGELIEAELFGSESGAYTGSTRAREGRFEAADGGTLFLDEIGNLPLAGQVKLLRVLETGRFERLGSSRTREVKVRVLSATNADLRTMVRAGTFREDLYYRLNVIEVALPGLAERPDDILPLAEHFLAGRAPLSEGARAALLAHGWPGNVRELKNAIERAALLSGGAPITAELLALPAATLAAAALRNLDEPSRETVAAALAEAGGVVSRAAQALGLSRQALYRRIERYRLDEA; from the coding sequence ATGCGCACGGTCCTGATCATCGACGACAACCCCGGGGTGGGTGAGGCCCTCTCCCTGCTGCTTTCGCTGCAGGAGATCCGCCCGCTGGTGGCGCTGGACCCGGCGCAAGGCCTGGCCCTGCTGGCGCGCGAGCCGGTGGACCTGGTGATCCAGGACATGAACTTCAGCGCCGACACCACCTCGGGCGACGAAGGGGTGGCGCTGTTCCGCGCGATCCGCGCGCAGCAGCCGGACCTGCCGGTGATCCTGCTGACCGCCTGGACCCATCTGGAAAGCGCGGTGGCCCTGATCAAGGCCGGCGCCGCCGACTACCTGGCCAAGCCCTGGGACGACGCCAAGCTGCTGGCCACGGTCGAGAACCTGCTGGAGCTGGCCGAGAGCAACCGCGCGCTGCACCAGGGCCGGCGCGAGCGCCGGCGCCGCCAGCAGGCGCTGGCCCAGCAGTACCGGCTCGACGGCCTGGTCCATGCCTCGGACGCGCTGCTGCGCTGCCTGGAGCTGGCCTGTCAGGTCGCGCGCGCCAGCGCGCCGGTGCTGATCACCGGCCCCAACGGCAGCGGCAAGGAGCGCATCGCCGCGATCGTGCATGCGAACTCGGCGGTGCAGCGCGGCCCCTTCATCGCGGTCAACTGCGGCGCCCTGCCCGGCGAGCTGATCGAGGCCGAGCTGTTCGGCAGCGAGAGCGGCGCCTACACCGGTTCCACCCGCGCCCGCGAGGGCCGCTTCGAGGCGGCCGACGGCGGCACCCTGTTCCTCGACGAGATCGGCAACCTGCCGCTGGCCGGCCAGGTCAAGCTGCTGCGCGTGCTGGAGACCGGCCGCTTCGAGCGCCTGGGCTCGAGCCGCACGCGCGAGGTGAAGGTGCGCGTGCTCAGCGCGACCAACGCCGATCTGCGCACGATGGTCCGGGCCGGCACCTTCCGCGAGGATCTCTACTACCGGCTCAATGTGATCGAGGTCGCGCTGCCGGGCCTGGCCGAGCGGCCCGACGACATCCTGCCGCTGGCCGAGCATTTCCTGGCCGGCCGCGCCCCGCTCAGCGAGGGCGCCCGCGCCGCGCTGCTGGCCCATGGCTGGCCGGGCAATGTGCGCGAGCTGAAGAACGCGATCGAACGCGCCGCCCTGCTGTCCGGCGGCGCGCCGATCACCGCCGAGCTGCTGGCGCTGCCGGCGGCCACGCTGGCCGCCGCGGCCCTGCGCAACCTCGACGAGCCGAGCCGCGAGACGGTCGCCGCCGCGCTGGCCGAGGCCGGCGGCGTGGTCAGCCGCGCGGCCCAGGCCCTGGGCCTGTCGCGCCAGGCCCTGTACCGGCGCATCGAACGCTACCGCCTCGACGAGGCCTGA
- a CDS encoding translation initiation factor Sui1, which yields MSSDAHSRLVYSTDLGRTCPDCRRPLAQCACKQLAKAVAPAGDGIVRVSRETKGRKGKGVTLVKGLAPDEAALTALAKQLKAACGSGGTVKDGVIEVQGDHVETVMARLIAAGHKVKRAGG from the coding sequence ATGTCCTCCGATGCTCACAGCCGACTTGTCTATTCCACCGATCTGGGCCGTACCTGCCCGGACTGCCGCCGACCGCTGGCGCAATGCGCCTGCAAGCAGCTCGCCAAGGCCGTAGCGCCGGCCGGCGACGGCATCGTGCGCGTCTCGCGCGAGACCAAGGGCCGCAAGGGCAAGGGTGTCACCCTGGTCAAGGGTCTGGCGCCGGACGAGGCGGCGCTGACCGCGCTGGCCAAGCAGCTGAAGGCCGCCTGCGGCTCCGGCGGCACGGTCAAGGACGGCGTGATCGAGGTGCAGGGCGACCATGTCGAGACCGTGATGGCGCGGCTGATAGCCGCCGGCCACAAGGTCAAGCGCGCCGGCGGCTGA
- a CDS encoding nuclear transport factor 2 family protein, whose amino-acid sequence MSSSPAEIVNAQLRAYNARDTEAFIATYAEDACIYSMPGERLEFRGHAQIAAHYGGKTFQNPALQAQILARLVVGNKVIDHERATGVREEPIEVLVIYEVQAGLIQNVWFHPPDQAAPPAAD is encoded by the coding sequence TTGTCCTCGTCACCCGCCGAAATCGTCAACGCCCAGCTGCGCGCCTACAACGCCCGCGACACCGAGGCCTTCATCGCCACCTATGCCGAGGATGCCTGCATCTACAGCATGCCGGGCGAGCGGCTGGAGTTCCGCGGCCACGCCCAGATCGCCGCGCATTACGGCGGCAAGACCTTCCAGAACCCGGCCCTGCAGGCGCAGATCCTGGCCCGGCTGGTGGTCGGCAACAAGGTGATCGACCATGAGCGGGCGACCGGGGTGCGCGAGGAACCGATCGAGGTGCTGGTGATCTATGAGGTGCAGGCCGGGCTGATCCAGAACGTCTGGTTCCACCCGCCGGACCAGGCGGCACCGCCGGCGGCCGACTGA
- a CDS encoding PAS domain-containing sensor histidine kinase — protein sequence MAPRPDRRPLSHRQGLTLGLAAMGAATLLLHAGVTVWPLPRLLALMGLPALAPWGPAALALSALLLLPLAWGLAGHLSAPLTRLLRALQGAVLSYRDGEFGSSIAADAPEASAEMRALMRLHSELGQALREQRQHLAQRELLLDTVVQNTPVALVLTDAGEHVVYANIAARQLLAAGRSLQGEDFAALLAAAPAPLREALQASEDGLFSLELDGAEERFHLSQRQFRLQGRPHRLRLLRRMTRELSRQEVASWKRVIRVISHELNNSLAPISSLAHSGAELARRGGAEHLERLPRVFASIGERAAHLHAFLSAYAQFAKLPAPRPAEVDWPAFLERLGAHYAFTLQGETPREAGRFDAAQIEQALINLLKNAHESGGDPAAIELRIHQQGQDLRLEVLDRGPGMSETVLGQALLPFYSTKRSGSGLGLALAREIAEAHGGRIALSNRAGGGLSATLSLPRLAAESATPPH from the coding sequence GTGGCGCCCCGCCCGGACCGCCGCCCGCTGTCGCATCGGCAAGGCCTGACCCTGGGCCTGGCCGCGATGGGCGCGGCCACCCTGCTGCTGCATGCCGGCGTGACCGTCTGGCCGCTGCCGCGGCTGCTGGCGCTGATGGGCCTGCCGGCGCTCGCGCCCTGGGGCCCGGCCGCGCTGGCGCTGAGCGCGCTGCTGCTGCTGCCGCTGGCCTGGGGGCTGGCCGGGCACCTGAGCGCGCCGCTGACCCGCCTGCTGCGCGCGCTGCAGGGCGCGGTGCTGAGCTACCGCGACGGCGAGTTCGGCAGCTCGATCGCCGCCGATGCGCCCGAGGCCAGCGCCGAGATGCGCGCGCTGATGCGACTGCACAGCGAGCTGGGCCAGGCCCTGCGCGAGCAGCGCCAGCATCTGGCACAGCGCGAGCTGCTGCTGGACACGGTGGTGCAGAACACGCCGGTGGCGCTGGTGCTGACCGATGCCGGCGAGCATGTGGTCTATGCCAATATCGCCGCGCGCCAGCTGCTGGCCGCCGGCCGCAGCCTGCAGGGCGAGGACTTCGCCGCGCTGCTGGCCGCCGCACCGGCGCCGCTGCGCGAGGCGCTGCAGGCCAGCGAGGACGGCCTGTTCAGCCTGGAGCTGGACGGCGCCGAGGAGCGCTTCCATCTCTCGCAGCGCCAGTTCCGCCTGCAGGGCCGGCCGCACCGGCTGCGCCTGCTGCGCCGCATGACGCGCGAGCTGTCGCGCCAGGAGGTGGCGAGCTGGAAGCGCGTGATCCGCGTGATCAGCCATGAGCTGAACAACTCGCTGGCGCCGATCTCCTCGCTGGCGCACAGCGGCGCCGAGCTGGCGCGGCGCGGCGGGGCCGAGCATCTGGAACGCCTGCCGCGGGTGTTCGCCAGCATCGGCGAGCGCGCCGCGCATCTGCATGCCTTCCTGTCGGCCTATGCGCAGTTCGCCAAGCTGCCGGCGCCGCGCCCGGCCGAGGTGGACTGGCCGGCCTTCCTGGAGCGGCTGGGGGCGCATTACGCCTTCACGCTGCAGGGCGAGACGCCGCGCGAGGCCGGCCGCTTCGACGCTGCCCAGATCGAGCAGGCGCTGATCAACCTGCTGAAGAACGCCCATGAGTCCGGCGGCGACCCGGCGGCGATCGAGCTACGCATCCACCAGCAGGGTCAGGACTTGCGCCTGGAGGTGCTGGACCGCGGCCCCGGCATGAGCGAGACCGTGCTGGGCCAGGCCCTCCTGCCCTTTTATTCGACCAAGCGCAGCGGCTCCGGCCTGGGCCTGGCGCTGGCGCGCGAGATCGCCGAGGCCCATGGCGGGCGCATCGCGCTGAGCAACCGCGCCGGCGGCGGCCTCAGCGCCACGCTCAGCCTGCCGCGTCTTGCGGCAGAATCCGCAACGCCGCCGCACTGA